Proteins encoded together in one Thermococcus barophilus MP window:
- a CDS encoding DUF1576 domain-containing protein has protein sequence MIVAAFLLDTPENMIKGLKAIVLHSDVLLVDYLAVGGIGATLINSALLTLANVYLLYRLKIEPTGPIIAAVLTIAGFAFMGKNIINVWPIYVGGYLYTRYKGTSFKSVILIMMFATTLAPLVTELLISPSLGKFGFIAGFLGGVIVGFIMPPLSAHMLRVHDGYNLYNIGFTGGLLGGVLMAVKRGLGIEPEKQFILSSEYDLELKILLSAFFLFLLFLGVYLNGRSLRGYRRIMKLNGRIVTDFVQLEGFEVSLINMGIMGLMGLAVVALAKSPVNGPVVAGLLTLVGFSAFGKHPLNSLPVILGIFLGEILIFKNIHPTVLAITALFGTTLAPIAGSFGALAGIAAGMLHMFVVLNVGYLHGGINLYNNGFSGGIVATILVPILRAFGKEA, from the coding sequence ATGATCGTTGCTGCATTTTTGCTTGACACCCCAGAAAACATGATTAAAGGTCTCAAAGCCATAGTCCTCCATTCTGATGTGCTCCTTGTGGACTACTTGGCGGTCGGCGGCATAGGTGCAACGCTGATAAATTCAGCCCTCCTAACTTTAGCCAACGTATATCTACTTTATCGACTCAAAATCGAGCCCACAGGCCCAATAATTGCGGCGGTACTGACAATAGCTGGGTTCGCCTTTATGGGGAAGAACATAATAAATGTCTGGCCGATATACGTTGGTGGCTACCTATACACCCGATACAAAGGAACATCCTTCAAGAGCGTCATTCTGATCATGATGTTCGCCACAACACTTGCGCCCCTTGTAACCGAGCTCCTCATAAGCCCCTCCTTGGGTAAATTTGGGTTCATTGCTGGATTTCTTGGCGGAGTAATTGTGGGTTTCATAATGCCACCTCTCTCAGCCCACATGCTCAGGGTTCACGATGGATACAACTTGTACAACATAGGCTTTACCGGCGGGCTTCTTGGGGGAGTATTAATGGCAGTGAAGAGGGGTCTGGGAATTGAACCAGAAAAGCAGTTTATATTGAGCAGTGAATACGACCTTGAGCTGAAGATCCTCCTCAGCGCATTCTTTTTATTTCTCCTGTTCTTAGGAGTTTACCTAAACGGCAGAAGTCTTAGGGGATACAGGAGGATAATGAAACTCAACGGAAGAATTGTCACAGATTTTGTTCAGCTTGAAGGTTTTGAGGTTTCACTGATCAATATGGGGATCATGGGGCTGATGGGTTTGGCTGTGGTTGCATTAGCGAAAAGCCCAGTTAACGGTCCTGTTGTGGCTGGCCTTCTAACCCTTGTTGGCTTTTCAGCGTTCGGAAAGCATCCACTCAACTCGCTTCCAGTCATTCTTGGCATTTTCCTTGGAGAAATCCTGATATTCAAAAACATCCATCCAACGGTGTTGGCAATAACCGCACTCTTTGGAACAACGCTTGCACCAATAGCCGGATCTTTTGGAGCTTTGGCAGGGATAGCTGCGGGAATGCTGCACATGTTTGTAGTCCTTAACGTGGGTTATCTCCACGGGGGGATAAACCTATACAACAACGGGTTTTCTGGAGGTATAGTTGCCACAATTCTCGTTCCGATACTTAGAGCATTCGGAAAGGAGGCATAA
- the cysS gene encoding cysteine--tRNA ligase: MEVKVYNTLTKQKEEFKPLREGEVRMYVCGPTVYDYTHLGHARTYIAFDVIRRYLEHKGYTVLMVMNFTDIDDKIIRRAQETGEDPKELAEKFLKYFLEDMKALKVKPADIYPRVTEHIEDIIDFVKKLEEKGYAYEGSDGVYFEVQRFRDYGKLSGIKLEELRKGARVEPGEGKRNPEDFALWKKAKPGEPKWDSPWGEGRPGWHIECSTMSTKYLGEQFDIHGGGNDLIFPHHENEIAQTEACTGKEWVRYWLHTGFVMVKGEKMSKSLGNFVTIRELLQRYSPEVIRFFVLQKHYRSPLDYTEEGIQHAKNNLEKLYNTIENIRIALEKAEIPFKWSKEEFELYEVIREAKRKFYEAMDDDFNTAEAMKPIFEVANAVNKYLAKVEKPKESVLRKALEFFKMVGEVFGIFEEYFKETKETKEEELIELLIQVRAELRKQKNYALADKIRAELRELGIQLEDTPQGTIWKRINV; encoded by the coding sequence ATAGAGGTGAAAGTGTACAATACTCTTACAAAGCAGAAGGAGGAGTTCAAACCTCTGAGAGAAGGAGAAGTCAGGATGTACGTTTGCGGCCCAACCGTTTACGATTACACTCATTTAGGACATGCAAGGACGTACATTGCTTTTGATGTCATAAGGCGTTATCTGGAGCATAAGGGCTACACTGTTTTGATGGTCATGAACTTTACAGATATAGATGACAAAATCATCAGAAGAGCTCAGGAGACTGGTGAAGATCCAAAGGAATTGGCTGAGAAATTCCTGAAGTATTTCCTCGAGGACATGAAGGCGTTGAAAGTTAAGCCGGCTGATATTTATCCAAGAGTTACAGAGCACATCGAGGACATCATAGACTTCGTGAAGAAGCTGGAAGAGAAGGGCTACGCCTACGAAGGCTCTGACGGCGTTTACTTCGAGGTTCAGAGGTTCAGGGACTACGGAAAGCTCAGCGGAATAAAGCTTGAAGAGCTCAGAAAAGGAGCAAGGGTTGAGCCCGGTGAAGGGAAGAGGAATCCAGAGGATTTTGCCCTCTGGAAGAAAGCCAAGCCCGGAGAACCAAAGTGGGATTCGCCATGGGGCGAGGGAAGACCGGGATGGCACATTGAGTGTTCAACAATGAGCACCAAGTATCTGGGAGAGCAGTTTGACATTCATGGCGGCGGAAATGACCTAATATTCCCTCACCATGAAAACGAGATAGCACAGACGGAGGCATGCACGGGTAAGGAATGGGTTAGGTACTGGCTCCATACAGGTTTCGTCATGGTAAAAGGAGAGAAGATGAGCAAAAGCTTAGGAAACTTTGTCACGATAAGGGAGCTTTTGCAGAGATACTCCCCGGAGGTTATAAGGTTCTTTGTCCTGCAGAAGCACTACCGCTCACCTCTTGACTATACAGAAGAAGGGATACAGCACGCAAAGAACAACCTTGAAAAGCTTTACAACACAATTGAAAACATCAGAATTGCCCTTGAAAAAGCTGAGATACCATTTAAGTGGAGCAAAGAGGAGTTTGAGCTCTATGAAGTAATTAGAGAAGCTAAGAGGAAGTTCTATGAGGCAATGGACGATGACTTTAACACAGCTGAAGCCATGAAGCCGATATTTGAAGTGGCAAACGCTGTGAACAAGTACTTAGCAAAAGTGGAAAAGCCAAAGGAAAGCGTCCTGAGAAAAGCCCTTGAGTTTTTCAAGATGGTCGGTGAAGTCTTTGGAATCTTTGAGGAATACTTCAAAGAGACAAAGGAGACAAAAGAAGAAGAACTGATTGAGTTGTTAATCCAAGTTAGAGCTGAGTTGAGAAAGCAGAAAAACTACGCTTTGGCGGATAAAATTAGAGCGGAGCTTAGAGAGCTCGGCATACAGCTTGAAGACACTCCACAGGGCACAATTTGGAAGAGGATAAACGTTTAA